From Vreelandella neptunia, the proteins below share one genomic window:
- a CDS encoding TRAP transporter substrate-binding protein — translation MAHNSQHPAQCNIKSIFSVAVVLGACFVSGQAYSQSVNMDFSNEYNANSIHAQGDAYFIDSVRELTNDDVNITLHTGGALGFNSGDHFYAVADGAIEMADTLSGTMSGIDSIFLLSSLPFIVEDIEDARRLYEIAKPHYEAVFEENDQILLYASPWPPSGIWSKNAINDQADLSNLKIRTFDRNGTETFRNVGAAPVSLSWGDVVPQLATGGITAVLTSAEAGANGSFWEHQDHFAAIQYAIPLNMVHMNKSVFDALSAEQQDAILEAARLTDLHNWETVETRTAENYQTLSQHDVTINDAVSPALTDALAQAASSVVENWLESAGDRGQEILGQFRGE, via the coding sequence ATGGCACATAATTCACAACACCCTGCCCAGTGTAATATTAAAAGTATTTTCAGTGTCGCTGTTGTTTTAGGCGCCTGTTTTGTTAGCGGGCAAGCCTATTCCCAGTCAGTGAATATGGACTTTTCCAACGAATATAACGCTAATTCGATACATGCCCAGGGCGATGCGTATTTTATCGATAGCGTACGCGAACTTACCAACGATGACGTAAACATCACGCTGCATACGGGCGGCGCGCTTGGCTTTAATTCCGGAGACCATTTTTACGCGGTGGCCGATGGCGCGATTGAAATGGCCGATACGCTGTCTGGCACCATGAGCGGTATTGATTCCATTTTCCTGCTTTCCTCACTCCCTTTTATCGTCGAAGACATTGAAGATGCGCGCCGCCTTTATGAAATCGCTAAACCCCATTACGAAGCCGTGTTCGAAGAGAATGATCAGATATTGCTCTATGCTTCGCCTTGGCCGCCCAGTGGCATCTGGTCAAAAAATGCCATCAACGACCAAGCTGATTTAAGTAATCTGAAGATACGCACCTTTGATCGTAACGGAACCGAAACTTTCCGCAATGTGGGGGCCGCCCCTGTCAGCCTTTCCTGGGGGGATGTGGTTCCACAGTTGGCGACCGGGGGAATTACCGCTGTTCTCACCTCGGCCGAAGCCGGCGCCAATGGCAGTTTCTGGGAGCACCAGGATCACTTTGCCGCCATTCAATATGCTATTCCGCTCAACATGGTTCATATGAACAAGAGCGTGTTTGATGCATTAAGTGCCGAGCAGCAGGACGCCATTCTTGAAGCAGCCCGGCTGACCGACCTGCATAACTGGGAAACGGTCGAAACCCGCACCGCTGAAAACTACCAAACACTCAGTCAGCATGATGTCACTATCAATGATGCCGTTTCGCCCGCGCTTACCGATGCCCTTGCTCAGGCAGCCTCCAGCGTTGTGGAGAATTGGCTGGAATCTGCAGGTGATAGGGGCCAGGAGATCTTGGGCCAGTTCCGGGGTGAATGA
- a CDS encoding amidase yields the protein MTRDIHTIMDSQDGVGLADKVRQKEVKSTELVEAVIERLEAVNPKLNALAEPLYEQALNAAKGEIDTQQPFCGVPTFVKDLFSPLNGARMASGSFALGEARAEIDSEAVARLRRAGCIFVGTSTSPEFGTSYTTESSRFGATRNPWNLERSVGGSSGGAAALVASRVVPFAHGNDGGGSLRVPASCSGIFGLKPTRGRMPSGPMVGEGWGGMGTPHAMTVSVRDSAALLDATSGADLGAPYAAPEQRSSFLSAVGRSPGTLRIALVESMTPWESGAEAREAVQLTAKLCESLGHRVESVTLPVNLPEFIHNTFSIIAPNTQNFINTLGEMRGSPVMDSELEPRTRVMLREKGRIDATTYVAAIEYMHALGRSLAGFMEDYDLILTPTLTRKPPLIGELDAFDDTLCLEDIINQFHSYSPFTAIFNATGQPAMSVPLYWTSDSLPIGSHFAARFGDESTLLSLAAQLESSHPWANKLPPVNAMAR from the coding sequence ATGACACGCGATATTCACACGATAATGGATAGCCAGGATGGCGTTGGCCTGGCTGATAAGGTGCGGCAAAAAGAAGTCAAGTCGACTGAACTGGTAGAGGCGGTCATCGAACGTTTGGAAGCCGTCAATCCTAAACTCAATGCATTAGCAGAGCCGCTATATGAGCAAGCGCTGAATGCTGCTAAAGGAGAGATCGATACGCAGCAGCCATTTTGCGGTGTGCCTACCTTTGTGAAAGATCTTTTTTCGCCTCTTAATGGCGCCAGGATGGCCAGCGGCTCCTTTGCTTTGGGAGAGGCGCGCGCGGAAATCGATTCTGAGGCCGTAGCGCGGCTGCGCCGGGCGGGCTGCATCTTTGTGGGCACTAGTACCTCGCCTGAATTCGGCACTTCTTACACGACTGAGTCCAGCCGGTTTGGGGCTACCCGTAACCCCTGGAATCTGGAGAGAAGCGTAGGGGGCTCGAGTGGCGGGGCCGCTGCTCTGGTGGCGTCAAGAGTGGTGCCTTTTGCACACGGCAATGATGGCGGCGGCTCCCTCCGGGTGCCGGCATCTTGCAGCGGCATTTTTGGCCTTAAGCCCACGCGGGGCAGAATGCCATCAGGCCCGATGGTGGGCGAGGGCTGGGGAGGCATGGGAACGCCCCATGCGATGACAGTGTCTGTACGCGACAGCGCAGCGTTACTCGATGCTACCAGCGGTGCTGATCTAGGCGCACCCTATGCCGCTCCGGAACAACGAAGCTCATTTTTGAGCGCCGTAGGAAGATCGCCTGGTACGCTGCGTATCGCACTGGTGGAAAGCATGACGCCCTGGGAGTCGGGTGCCGAAGCTCGAGAAGCTGTCCAGCTTACTGCCAAGTTGTGCGAGTCACTGGGGCATCGTGTCGAATCGGTAACGCTGCCGGTGAACTTACCTGAGTTCATTCATAATACCTTCAGCATCATCGCGCCCAATACACAGAATTTTATAAATACCCTCGGTGAGATGCGTGGATCCCCTGTAATGGATAGCGAACTGGAGCCCCGTACCAGAGTGATGTTGAGGGAGAAGGGCCGGATCGACGCAACAACCTACGTCGCCGCCATTGAATACATGCATGCCCTAGGCCGTTCGCTGGCAGGTTTTATGGAGGACTACGACCTGATTCTAACCCCGACCCTGACGCGTAAGCCGCCGCTCATTGGGGAACTGGATGCCTTTGACGATACCCTGTGCCTTGAGGACATCATTAACCAATTCCATAGCTACTCACCCTTTACGGCTATTTTTAACGCGACCGGTCAGCCGGCCATGTCAGTACCGTTATATTGGACCAGTGACAGCCTGCCAATAGGCAGCCATTTTGCCGCTCGGTTTGGGGACGAGAGCACGCTGCTTTCATTAGCCGCTCAGTTGGAAAGCTCGCACCCTTGGGCAAATAAGCTGCCACCCGTCAATGCAATGGCGCGATAA